Below is a genomic region from Pseudochaenichthys georgianus chromosome 13, fPseGeo1.2, whole genome shotgun sequence.
cgaaggttacggcggacaggtgcaggatgagaagagattagttagttatgtttggaaaggggtagagagaatgaaatgaagaagtgatcggatgtgtggagcaggtttacagagaggttagaagtagcacagttccttgagaatatgagatcaaggacattgccagctgtatgagttggtggggatggagacagtgagaaagcaaaggtggttaacagagatgttagttcgtctatcttccctgtctggaggttgaagtctccgagaagtacagcgggagggccagtttcagggatgtgtgaggagattatctaaatcctccaagaagtcccccaaggcgcctggtggaaggtagagaacaacaatggttaattgtataggatgggttactgtgacggcatggaattcaaaggtggaaggagcgaagttaggtagcttgaagagagaaaagctccatttgggagagagcaggagacagtgccacctcctctgccagtgggtcagggtgtatgggagaaggaatatgctgtggagagagctgctggggtggatgtgttggatggaataatccacgtctcagtgagagcaaggaaatccagagactgcagggaagcgtagccagagatgaagtcagacttaggaacagctgactggcagttccacaggccgcctgaaactagatgttggatgtcagtggagcacgtgggatagatgagagcaggccggttatatcgattacgagatacacggggccagtgataattgcgagaagacacataaacaggaatggagaaaatacacatgattatagcctgaggggctaaacaaccaaataaaataaaacaccagcaatacttagctcaatcaaagtaggatttgcctcctctttgcctccaGCAGGACTCTATTGTCTTTGTTAGTcttactccagcaggactctattgtctttgtcagtcttcgtctgtctgacgctccaggaaagtgctacctaaaatggacacctgattgctgagttctcacagccacgtccctttaattagttaactctctgcagctggtggccctcaaaaggaaatctagactggctccctcctgagttgttattgtgtcttttcagtggcccaatggttttacaattacattaaaccctaagttataaagttacgagtttaacccttaatacagttacacctactcaatacagctcttagtattctacaaatgtttaaatcaaagttaaccctagcagtcagttagttcagttttaaggtttcagtcaaattacttgtcccaagtttctgcctgacagatactgtagcggttttgagatttaaaatcacaatttcagtcagatcaactacagagcatttatacagagtacacacactgaaacagagaagtcgaaaaacagaatgttactcacacaattctagaagtcaccagttgttatcctgtcaaaatcgagttgcacttaacatcccgatagcaatgaatatcttaagtgctttgacaaaaaatccataaaaaatgtcatctgtggaagccgtagcactgtaaaaagcacgaccaatcattttagccagcccggctaaaataactggatggcctacctgcctgtcagccttccatctgtacacaaacttatctcgtggcctcattggtcatgtgtgtgttggaggaggggctctataaggaaatggtagattttctccggtcgtgtattttcaaattctagcgatctcgagccggtttctcaaacgtacataccctacctttaaccaTATTATTACAAACTATCAAAATCATGATCAAGTTATATTTCATAAATACATCTGATGCAACTTAATAATAAATATTGCACAATTGAAAAAAAATAGGAAAAACatttatcattttatggttaaaGTTTTGTTGCCCCAACATTTGCATAATGGCTTTGGGAAAGTAATCTCATGTTATTAAATTCACAGTAGCTGGGATAATACTTAATTTAACCTTTTTATCTTCCcttcgaacatttaaaatatgattTGGTAGCTCTTGTTCCCTCTCTGTGCATAAATCCTGACCCCGGTGTGCATGCTGGTGCTGGGCCTGTGCTCTGGGACTATCCTGTGTTGTTTGTGGTGGTGGGACTCTTCAGGGAGTGTACACTATGGAGCGAGGAGGGTCAAAGTGTAACCCGGTATTCTCCGGCATGCGGCTCCTATTTCACTGTCTCTGCTGTGGATTGCTGATAGTTTGGTTGCACCCttgcttgaaatgttttggagcAACTGAGGAGTTTGTGATTTTCCTCTTATGGTTAGCACCTTAAGCTgttgtgtgtattaatacattcAAATTGAAATATAAGGCATTTTCGTTGGCACACATTACActgtatttaaaatatatatataatcacaACATAAAACGTGCTACAAACCTTGTTCTGTTCACCATTTGTATAAATGTCATGTTGAAACATCAGAAGACTGGCCAGCAGAGATTTAACAAATCCCCCTCTCcattttgttttaaagtcaTTTCAGCCTGGAGGTTGATTCTTCATCCTAAAGTATTGATCCCTTTGGTGACACTAGTAAGAATCCCTTCATTGAGCCAGTTAAAAAACAGTCAGCTACCCTATCACTGTGTTGAGATTAAAGTCTCTCCCAGCACCACTGATGGACAGATGCATGTCAGAGCTGCTCACCTCATCGACTGACATCAGGACAAATGTTAGCTCTCTGACACGTTCCTGCCCTCTGCTTCTCTTAAGGTCAGGATGCTGTGGAGTCTCTGTTGTCTCTCCTCTGGTCCAAACATCGCAGGGTCCTACAAAAACACACATGGAAATGGTGAATGACTAATTTTGCAAAGTGGGAATTATTCTTTTGTCATATGTTTTTTGGTCACAATTGCTTTTATGACTACAATTCACTAATAGAAAAACCACAGAAAGTTCAATAAGGCAACACTCACCCGATTATTCCAGCAGGGATGAAGAGGATGATGGCCGCAAAAAGGAAGGGGAAGCCCTTCATGAAGTGCAGCGTGGCTGGGTACAGGGAGTTAAAAAGGCCACTGCCCACCAGGAAACACAAGCTCTCCACACAGGCAACAGAGGCAAACAGGGCGCCTGGGGAAAGTAAAAACACTATTGATGAACACAACAGTTCAAGTTAAACCAGACTAAAGAATAGAAATTTGGTGCAATTACAAAAAGGAGAACAAAACAATAGACTTCAAAACAATCGTCACATCTTGAAATCTTTGCAGTTTGCCTTGTTAAATCCACCTGTTTAAAAACACAAGTATGATTTATGCATGTTTCGTGACTGACCTTGTTCTGATTGGCCGACCAACTTGGACAGCTTTGACCTGAGCACAGGCGTGGCAGCCATGAAGAGGAAACACAGACCGTAACCTGGTGACAGAAACACATTTGAACTTTGATGCACAATAAAGACCTCCAACAGTGTCAGCTAAAAAGTTATACTGTCCATTGTGAAATGGGGACAACACATTAATTGATAATGTTTTAAATGATGTTCCATCATTTTTATGTATGTATCCTTCCTGTATGTTCTTATTCTGTCATAAATGGCGGTATTGTGCAACCCTTTTACTATCCTTGAGATCCACATTACATTGCATGGGTAAACTTTTATAGATGATGTTAATTATTCCCACAGGGTACAAGAAGTGACTACTACGTTTTATATGTCCTAGTATCCAAGGTTGTCTGCTAACACAAGGCCTGCTAAGTCTGTGAGTAAAACACAAATTAAATGGATAATCATTGATGCAATCTACTGCATGCTACACTCTGATACTGAATCTACTATTTTACTGTAAGGGATAATCCTAAAATAGATTTTTAGTCCTCGACATCATGTCTTCATGCCATGTTTAAGGATAAATATGTTTGATAAATACTAATTTCTTTGCTTCATTTCGTTCAAGAATAGAAAATATTTTAGATGGAAAAACAAGAACAAAATCATCCTCCTCACTCCAGATTCTCTCACCTGTGAACATGAGCTGTGTGGTGTCAGCGACAGAGAACACCACCAGCCCGATGACGTTGGAGGCCAGACCCACGAGAGCCACCCAGGAGTCTTCCAGGCAGCGCTGCATGATCTTCAGCCCCAGCAGACTGCTGAGGTAGGCCAGGTTCTGAGCTGCTGATCCGTAGCCAATGAGGGCCGACCCCCAGCAGAGCGGGGAGCTTAGCTCAAACAACACGTATAACTCCCTGCTGCCGAAGTGTACAGTCACCaccagaaagaaacacagcatgtaAAGCCATAGCTTGCATCTGTGAAATGTCCCGCCGGCGTCACTGGTACTGCCTCCTGTTGAAAAGAGGTGCCAGATAGCTTTATAGTGGCGGGAAGTGAGGAGCTTGGCACTGGGGTCAGGCACGACCGACTCACGGACGAACAGGTAAGCGTACAGAGCTGAGGCCAAGTTTGTGGCCAGGACGAGCCAGAAGGGATTGATGTACCTAAAAACAGAGGTACAAATTTAATGGAAATGAATGTCAATCTAAATAGATTTGATTTTGAAAGAAAGTCAATTGTTGTGAATGATACTTCAAGTTCTTTGTATACTGTGGCAAttgaaaaattcaatttcacaattatccttgccaCAAATACTGCGATGATTATTACTATAATGGAAACTCACCATGATAATTGTATCTGCATTCAATCCTAGATGGTCCAATCATTAGTAACAACACAGATTTCTTACCCCTGTGCACGCTGCCACTGCCCTCCGATGATGCTGGCTAGCATCCCTGAAAGGCCCAGACAAGCCTCCAAGATTGCCACCCTGATGGTGCGGGACTTTCTGTCGCTGGTATCAGCCACATATGCAAAGCAGCCTGCCAGGATGGCGTTGAAATCCCCGGAAAGGCCGCTTAACAGCCTGCCAACTAGAAAGTAGCCCACAGGCAGCTTCAGGTACATCACCACCAGGTAAACCACCGCTTGGAGGGCCAGGCCAATGTTGGGGAGGATGAGGACGGGTCTTCGACCAGCGAGGTCGCTCCATGAGCCCAGCAGAGGCACCACAAACAGGCCTACAGAAAATCCCCCAAGACTGATGTACAGGTTCCAGTGGGCAGTCAAGATTTCCAcctcctgcagaaaaagaaaaatgggaCCTGGTTAACTACACTCATCAGCAAACAAAGGGACTCATGTTACTGTTTGTAACCCATAATCCCATTTCCTTTGCATTCTAATTGTATTGTGTTCTTAATTAGGGTTCTAGTTAATAGCACGTTTATTACTGcctatttacattcttattttGACCATTAAGTGTGAACAAGTAACACCTGCTGGGATTAGGAAAATAGCATTTGCCCACACTTCCTTTAAATACACCAATAAAGTGAATGTTATAGTTATTCCCTTAATTTAAACCTGAGTGAGTAACGATTAAAAGACGTTAACTACGGCTGAGTAACCGTTTAAAGACATTACCGTTTGCAGCGGGTCGGGGGGCACGGAGCCGTTGCTGCACCCCGACCTCTTGGAGCCGTTGTAGCCGAGGTCCTCGCTGATGCGGTCCCACAGGTACTGAGTGGACAGAGGCGCCTGCAGGGCCAGAGAAAACATGGAGAGGAACAGCACCGGCTCCACAGACACCGGGCATGTAACCCTAAACGGTGGTCGTACGAAGCCGGTGCTCGCTACTTCGGCCTCATGTTTGTGGTCCCCAGAGTCGTGTGTCTCCTCGTCCGTGGCGGTAAGCACGTCCCCGGGAAGAATCGCTGCGGTGTCCGGCTCGTCCATTACCAGGCAGCGTAACATTAACCGTGGTAACTTTACTCACTGTATATTCAGAGTGTCTGAACACAAGCGAAACATTGAGTAGCCCTTTTCTTTAAACTAGCTCCGTAAATAACTAGCTGTTCCTGCGAATGCTAGTTTGTTTATGCTGCTGGTTTCTGATATAAAACGAGTGGGAAGGAAACTTAGCTACCAGCTCAGCAAAATAAAGGATTCCGTGCTGAGGCCATAGACTGGGTTGAGGCTCATTTAAGGCTTCAGCTCAGCACCCCCGTCTGGACAAAGAGGGAGACTATACTGCTTTGCTATCAGTGGTATAAAGTAACTAATAGTAGattatttactcaagtactgtacttaagtaccatTTTGAAGGACTTCTACTTTACTTGAGTGTTTCTAATACTATGTACTACAATCCAGAGGTATATTGTGCACTTTTATACCTTTAATTACTTTTTAGATTCGGGTTAATTTAATTACAtgtaataaacacttaaataagactttagttacacctggagtaaatccacaagttACCCTTCATCATACAAAGGAATTTGCTGCACCTTCATCAGctttgcatcaataattatgatCAAAGCTTataatattattctgaaatgggcacATCTGCAAAACATGTTCTTATACTTTACAATACATAGgctactttaaatatatttgtatgccattcCTTTTGTACCTTTACTtaaataacattttgaatgcagcacTTGCAGAGTATTCCACTTTAAGCCTCAAGATAAACATTTAAAGTACCTCACTTTAAAGTAATCACTATGATGTTTAATGGCCataaacaaattaaaaacaCTTTCTTAACATAACTCCATTGTAATTTTTTAACGTAAAAACGGAAGGCTAGGgtggtgttctttttttcacAGTCTGTGGCATGTCATTGATTAGGAACATGGATaaagcacttttattttgttgtgCATGAAACCAGCAAAATGGAATGTATTTGCCCCTCTGGGAAAACGTATATAGCTCAATCTGGTGGAAAATACAAAATAGAAAATGTAGAAGCCAGCCCTAGGTTTAAGCCTGTTATGCCATTAGTCCAGGGTATGTATAACTAATAAAATGCTCTTTCAAAGCTTACTTATAGTCTAAGTAGTAGTGTGATTGAAATGTCTAGATATGTGtgaaatcctctgttttaacaaTTTGCAGTTAAACAGCTATATCTTGCAAAAAGTTTGAAAAACATTATAGATTAATGTATCTTATAATTTTTCTGTCTTTGCAAATAATAATTGTTTACAGGCAGTGGTAATGTGAAAAACTCATACTGTACCAACCCTAACACACCCTTCTCCTCTGTTCAAAGAAGCATTACTTTGTGGTTCTTGGCCtgagtttagtttagtttggcTGGATACATAATCTGCATGATGTATGTGTACAGCTTACTCTCCTGGGTTGACCTTTTATGTATTATCTTAAAATGTACACACGTACGtaacacacattttttttgtagCTCCAAATATTTTCTTGTGAAGTAACTTTCATCAATCTTTAATATAACTTCTTAGGGTTTCAACGGTTtcaacaaataattaaacatCAATTATCACACAAACCTATTTAgcctttaaaacacacacacacacacacacacacacacacacacacacacacacacacacacacacacacacacacacacacacacacacacacacacacacacacacacacacacacacacacacacacacacacacacacacacacacacacacacacacacacacacacacacacacacacacacacacaacactgtTTTGGAAGTTATCTGACACGACCTGTTTACAAGGCCATAGTCAGTGTGACTTTGTTTTTCCAGATTGCCCTTTACTGCTTCCTTTTACAAGACATTGAGAACAGACGTATCATTTTATTAGTTACACAAAGGCACATTCAGTAGTAGTTAtgatttcctctttttgtttatttatgGGCTAAACAGCGTAACAACGTAATATGGATATTTTGCCACTGGAGGTCTTTGTTCCTAACTATTACAAAAGACTGCTTTTTTTCGTGCCATTAGTTATTATGGGATTGTAAGGGTTTGTCATTGCTGTCAGCAAAACAACGTTTTACATGAAGCTAATGAATCTAAAATAAACTGTACTACATGATTGAATCAACTTAAAACACTGAATTAAATTAAATAGGTAAAAATCTATGTTTTTTCTGATGCAGTTTATAGTTTGTTCAGCTTGTTTATGTGATACCTCAAGATCCACATTTGTTATGACAAAAATCCTTCATCAAGTTAAAATTGAATTAAATCAAATGAATGACAGCTTCTGGCAGACAACCACAGGGCTGACACATGCGCCAAAGAGTATAATATAATCATCACCTTTATTAACCCTGCGGCGAAATTCAGTTAATCTCTCTGGTGTTATTTTGTAATTACACACAGGCCtgaaatatacacacacacacacacgcacgcacacacacacacacacacacacacacacacacacacacacacacacacacacacacacacacacacacacacacacacacacacacacacacacacacacacacacacacacacacacacacacacacacacacacatcacttcaggggacattacattagcCGCGtgcacactgcggtacttttcccacaaaggttcatgcgaacttagttcatgcgaactctttagtcctcatgaactaagtacagaacGCGTTCACACccgaaaaagtccctgggggaggattaggccagagctatttaatagaagagttacgacatctccgttcactccaatggaccacttttttacagcaatggcggatcgtggagcctctcaatcgttccccggaagttagcgccaaggctggcagagctgtggagttgcagcataatacaccgttcgtgacggacttttaaaggtaagaagaagtttaaagatttatattgcggatattatcagtacatctgattcaaatgaacatgtgtattaaaggatgtcagtggattatccctaaattagtagatttaaggaacgtttacagataacagattaagctagcataccgaagcaagttagcaacacacgttgaacagccttttaattgtaaattccgttctcttaatgtcatttcgtccaacatgttgaattagagaagaggggcttctaaacgggattgtatgcgggggtggagggagttaaatattagataaatataactttggtgcgtgtaagagtgagtgtttttagcagagccatattgtgtccttgtgattctgttgattattacctgtctgtataatgttgcagctcagctgattttggattgatggcaaagggagaggcacttaagtgagagtgaaaacacaaagtacgtttaatactactgttttatataagtaaacaccttatctccccaaggcatttcccatccaataggtgtgctgtgtgtataaccctttctcctgtctgttgctccctctttcagcacaagaaccagagggggattcaatggagcctgaatacctgcactgagaccctcaccctgcaccctgagtctcaactctcagtgtttttcaagcctttccctgtttttttgtattaaacaaaacattaagctttcccaatggtgtggttttcgttttgtgaaaaagtgcaaatgcagtgtttgtatataattacatcacatattttgttgctgttggtcgtgaaattgctcctgctgacttgagccagccattttttcctccgctctgtgtcagtggggaagccgtacattcgtactcctttctctgagcgatttgagcatcctcaggcagcacagcaaaccatggacaacacggaggaaaaggcaccgacaaactgcatgatatgctattcaatgtttattgaattccatgtatttgtaatggatgttcctaaaacaacacatttaacatcatcattatcatcatatgctgctagtcctgctgctgctgctagtcctttgatagtcacctgtcctttctgaaagccataaagatgacattagtcatgtagataacttgtgtcctcaattaccaggggattactgaaactaccatgaatttaagaaaatggtagaaatgaatccaatctgaattttaaagcattactttagatcccctccctctaaatgtatcaataaacattagaaagtgatgctcctgactaccatacaagtttaagaagataatattggtttgaaagaattcaaagctataaataaacagcaacaggctctttaacaaggcactgttagtaacatgtaaactagttgttcacactaatcctaatattatcacttaatattagcaaattcgattttatttttta
It encodes:
- the slc46a1 gene encoding proton-coupled folate transporter, with translation MLRCLVMDEPDTAAILPGDVLTATDEETHDSGDHKHEAEVASTGFVRPPFRVTCPVSVEPVLFLSMFSLALQAPLSTQYLWDRISEDLGYNGSKRSGCSNGSVPPDPLQTEVEILTAHWNLYISLGGFSVGLFVVPLLGSWSDLAGRRPVLILPNIGLALQAVVYLVVMYLKLPVGYFLVGRLLSGLSGDFNAILAGCFAYVADTSDRKSRTIRVAILEACLGLSGMLASIIGGQWQRAQGYINPFWLVLATNLASALYAYLFVRESVVPDPSAKLLTSRHYKAIWHLFSTGGSTSDAGGTFHRCKLWLYMLCFFLVVTVHFGSRELYVLFELSSPLCWGSALIGYGSAAQNLAYLSSLLGLKIMQRCLEDSWVALVGLASNVIGLVVFSVADTTQLMFTGYGLCFLFMAATPVLRSKLSKLVGQSEQGALFASVACVESLCFLVGSGLFNSLYPATLHFMKGFPFLFAAIILFIPAGIIGTLRCLDQRRDNRDSTAS